From a single Herbiconiux sp. SALV-R1 genomic region:
- the rpsI gene encoding 30S ribosomal protein S9 encodes MAKIADQLDVAPESYSTETPADEAPRAPRAVLNVSGAAVGRRKQAIARVRLVPGAGTLTVNGREFEHYFPNKLHQQLITDPFKVLDLIGSYDVVAKITGGGPSGQAGALRLAIARALNEIDRENNRPTLKKAGFLTRDARVIERKKAGLKKARKASQFSKR; translated from the coding sequence GTGGCGAAGATCGCAGACCAGCTCGACGTGGCTCCCGAGAGCTACTCCACCGAAACCCCGGCCGACGAGGCGCCCCGCGCCCCCCGTGCCGTTCTCAACGTGTCCGGCGCAGCCGTCGGCCGCCGCAAGCAGGCCATCGCCCGCGTGCGCCTCGTTCCCGGTGCCGGCACCCTCACGGTGAACGGCCGCGAGTTCGAGCACTACTTCCCGAACAAGCTGCACCAGCAGCTCATCACCGACCCGTTCAAGGTTCTCGACCTCATCGGCTCGTACGACGTCGTCGCGAAGATCACCGGTGGCGGCCCCTCGGGCCAGGCCGGCGCGCTCCGCCTCGCCATCGCCCGTGCGCTCAACGAGATCGACCGTGAGAACAACCGCCCGACCCTGAAGAAGGCCGGCTTCCTCACCCGCGACGCCCGCGTCATCGAGCGCAAGAAGGCCGGTCTCAAGAAGGCCCGCAAGGCTTCGCAGTTCTCGAAGCGCTAG